The following proteins come from a genomic window of Limosilactobacillus reuteri:
- a CDS encoding energy-coupling factor transporter transmembrane component T: MNSKIVFGSYVPVKSLLHRLDPRIKLIMCIIYVILIFFVNNFLAAIWLLLALFAAIKLSNVGLRQYWQGIKPLFLIILITVAFQILFSSGGKMFWHWGIMAITRDGLINSLIIFYRFIVIITASTVLTATTQTFQIADALAWLMKPLQVIKVPVNQITLMLSIALRFVPTIMDETNKIMKAQRARGINFNAGNLLTRIKHLVPILIPLFVNSFKRAEELATAMEARGYDPNAPRTHYRQLVWQKNDAWAGLGLLIVTVGLICIRIIF; this comes from the coding sequence ATGAATAGTAAAATCGTATTTGGTAGTTATGTGCCAGTAAAATCGCTCCTCCATCGTCTTGATCCACGAATAAAGCTAATCATGTGTATTATTTATGTTATTTTGATTTTCTTCGTGAATAATTTTTTAGCCGCTATATGGCTTTTATTAGCGCTCTTTGCGGCAATTAAGTTGAGTAATGTTGGCTTAAGACAATATTGGCAAGGAATTAAGCCGTTATTTTTAATTATTTTGATAACAGTAGCGTTTCAAATTTTATTTAGTAGTGGGGGAAAGATGTTTTGGCATTGGGGGATTATGGCAATAACCCGTGACGGTCTCATTAATTCATTAATTATTTTTTATCGTTTTATTGTGATTATTACCGCCTCAACTGTCTTAACTGCCACTACCCAAACTTTTCAAATTGCGGACGCCTTAGCATGGTTAATGAAACCATTACAAGTAATTAAGGTTCCAGTCAATCAGATTACGTTAATGCTTTCAATTGCATTGCGCTTTGTTCCAACTATTATGGATGAAACTAATAAAATTATGAAAGCTCAGCGGGCCCGCGGGATTAATTTTAATGCTGGAAATCTTTTGACACGGATTAAACATTTAGTTCCGATTCTTATCCCATTGTTTGTCAACTCGTTTAAGCGAGCAGAAGAATTAGCAACGGCGATGGAAGCACGAGGGTATGATCCTAATGCGCCGCGGACTCATTATCGTCAATTAGTTTGGCAAAAAAATGATGCTTGGGCTGGCTTGGGGCTATTGATTGTAACAGTTGGTCTAATTTGCATTCGAATAATTTTCTAA
- a CDS encoding helix-turn-helix domain-containing protein, whose amino-acid sequence MGRKSKYSAEEKLLILNEVLRNGIHKVITKYKISQKTIRRWSLLYKYQGMPGLQTSHHNQSYSKEFKNSLVEQYQQTDEALDLFAIKHGLRSQRQLEQWIIRYNESNLKAYTPRKRDSKMSGRKTDFEERLTIIEELIKHDVNYNWAVEKYHISYQQVYGWYQKYRKSGNDPESLRDRRGKAKPEEKWTEVDRLKAENRLLRAQLEKQEMEIAFAKKLTEIRNREVEKDSGTKPSKN is encoded by the coding sequence ATGGGAAGAAAATCTAAATACTCAGCAGAGGAAAAACTCTTAATCCTCAATGAAGTTTTACGAAATGGAATCCATAAGGTAATAACTAAGTACAAGATTAGCCAAAAAACTATCAGGCGGTGGAGTCTTCTATACAAGTATCAGGGAATGCCAGGACTTCAAACAAGTCATCATAATCAAAGCTACTCTAAAGAATTTAAAAACTCATTGGTTGAACAATATCAACAAACAGATGAGGCATTAGATTTATTTGCGATAAAACACGGTTTACGATCTCAAAGGCAACTAGAACAATGGATTATCCGGTATAATGAATCTAACTTAAAGGCCTATACGCCAAGAAAGCGAGATTCAAAAATGAGTGGACGAAAGACTGACTTTGAAGAACGACTTACTATCATTGAAGAGTTGATTAAGCATGATGTGAACTACAATTGGGCAGTTGAAAAGTACCATATTAGTTACCAACAAGTTTATGGCTGGTATCAAAAGTATCGCAAAAGCGGTAATGACCCAGAATCACTTCGTGATCGCCGAGGCAAAGCTAAGCCAGAAGAGAAGTGGACGGAAGTTGACCGACTCAAGGCAGAAAATCGCTTATTAAGGGCTCAGCTAGAAAAGCAAGAGATGGAGATTGCGTTCGCAAAAAAATTAACAGAAATACGCAATCGGGAGGTGGAAAAGGACTCCGGTACCAAGCCATCAAAGAACTAA
- a CDS encoding ISLre2-like element ISLre2 family transposase: MVKSGSLFEAEQIILKGVLELGQVIMQNFLESLDRSLKSQAPANYQVINKQPRTLNFIFGPVTFQRRYYQAGTKKREFYLDQQLKIKPRRRLSPHYLMMMAKIAQTTTMRNTADILNLVFDSGITADSVMHAVHELGNQVAKQTQAKEHQATPRHMPKNLTIEGDAFMIKGKKEAGQLTLVHHYRVYERVANQIINRHDFLSVGHQGRLEARLSDYLDRHYKLAGQTIFLASDAGPGYEPAKLLSLVPQGAHGEYFLDRYHCLQKIEHTLGRHNELAMRAIKAVRHHDQAELTIILDTYESQNLTEKQADDLMRLRKYLQRNWRYILSPQMRGFKDIHLIGSVESSHRAFTYRMKKQGKSWTKQGAKAMIGLIEARMNGELQASLNTILEQLTVLPRVAQTSLLQEMHIRTGEFLRKAPTKPPIGAVQGIIPINTVTSRPMGQLFKALTH; the protein is encoded by the coding sequence TTGGTGAAATCAGGCAGTTTATTTGAAGCTGAACAGATTATTTTAAAAGGTGTATTGGAGTTAGGACAAGTAATCATGCAAAACTTTTTGGAAAGCTTAGATCGAAGCTTAAAGTCCCAAGCTCCAGCGAACTATCAAGTAATCAATAAACAGCCACGGACGCTTAATTTTATCTTTGGCCCGGTGACTTTTCAACGACGGTATTATCAGGCAGGGACAAAGAAACGTGAATTTTACTTAGACCAACAATTAAAAATTAAACCACGTCGTCGTTTATCGCCACACTACTTAATGATGATGGCTAAGATTGCCCAAACAACTACAATGCGCAATACTGCCGACATTTTGAACCTTGTATTTGACAGCGGAATTACTGCCGATTCGGTAATGCACGCCGTGCATGAGTTAGGAAATCAGGTAGCTAAACAAACTCAAGCAAAAGAACACCAAGCTACTCCTCGCCATATGCCTAAAAATTTAACTATTGAGGGTGATGCCTTTATGATTAAAGGTAAAAAAGAAGCAGGTCAGCTGACTCTTGTGCACCATTATCGGGTTTATGAGCGAGTAGCTAATCAAATCATTAATCGGCATGACTTTCTCAGTGTTGGGCACCAAGGACGGCTTGAAGCACGACTAAGTGATTATTTAGACCGCCATTATAAGCTTGCCGGTCAAACGATCTTTTTGGCCAGTGACGCTGGCCCAGGTTACGAACCAGCTAAGCTATTAAGTCTAGTTCCTCAAGGTGCACATGGTGAATACTTTCTCGACCGCTATCATTGTTTACAGAAAATTGAACATACTTTAGGCCGGCACAACGAATTAGCCATGCGAGCAATTAAAGCCGTTCGTCATCATGATCAAGCAGAGCTAACAATAATTTTAGATACTTATGAATCACAAAACCTAACGGAAAAACAAGCAGACGACCTAATGCGTTTAAGAAAGTATCTACAGCGAAATTGGCGGTATATCCTCTCACCACAAATGCGTGGATTTAAGGATATTCATTTAATTGGTTCAGTCGAAAGTTCTCACCGGGCTTTTACTTACCGGATGAAGAAACAGGGCAAGTCATGGACTAAGCAGGGGGCTAAAGCCATGATTGGTTTAATTGAAGCCCGAATGAATGGTGAACTGCAAGCTAGTTTAAATACAATCCTAGAACAATTAACAGTTCTTCCTCGAGTGGCTCAAACCAGCCTATTACAGGAAATGCATATTCGAACTGGAGAGTTTCTAAGAAAGGCACCGACAAAGCCGCCAATTGGAGCAGTACAAGGAATAATTCCGATTAACACGGTCACAAGTAGACCAATGGGACAACTTTTTAAGGCACTAACCCACTAA
- the rpsI gene encoding 30S ribosomal protein S9: protein MELAQQVQYSGTGRRKDATARVRLVPGSGKITMNGKAIEDYIPFANLRAIVNQPFAVTKTEGQYDVLANVNGGGFSGQAGAVRHGIARALLAVDPDFRDALKKAGLLTRDPRMKERRKPGLKKARKAAQFSKR, encoded by the coding sequence ATGGAATTGGCTCAACAAGTACAATACAGTGGTACTGGTCGGCGTAAGGATGCAACCGCACGTGTTCGCTTAGTACCAGGTTCAGGTAAGATTACGATGAACGGCAAGGCAATTGAAGACTACATTCCATTTGCCAACTTACGTGCTATCGTTAACCAACCATTTGCTGTTACTAAAACAGAAGGTCAATACGACGTTTTAGCTAACGTTAATGGTGGTGGATTCTCTGGTCAAGCAGGTGCAGTACGTCACGGTATTGCCCGTGCACTTCTCGCTGTTGATCCAGACTTCCGTGACGCTTTAAAGAAGGCTGGTCTCTTAACTCGTGACCCTCGTATGAAGGAACGTCGTAAGCCAGGTCTTAAGAAAGCTCGTAAGGCTGCTCAATTCAGTAAGCGTTAA
- a CDS encoding glycoside hydrolase family 73 protein — translation MAKRKRRSKNRHTGRNRIISILAVIVIFLGVYVGHHFYRIWNQQRIEQEAREKDCRAKQLFIQQVAPEAQAMQNTYHVYASITIAQAILESQWGTSQLASQYHNLFGIKGTGTNSRVMTTKEYINGKWIVTKGRFRVYDSWSDSIKDHTRLMLNGTDTNQQNYDRVVHATNYQEAARGLQEAGYATDPDYAQKLISVIKAYKLYNYDK, via the coding sequence GTGGCAAAACGGAAGCGGAGAAGCAAAAACCGCCATACGGGTAGAAATCGGATTATTAGCATTCTTGCTGTTATTGTTATTTTTTTGGGTGTTTACGTTGGACACCATTTTTACCGAATCTGGAATCAGCAACGAATTGAACAAGAGGCACGTGAAAAGGATTGCCGAGCAAAACAATTATTTATTCAGCAAGTTGCTCCTGAAGCCCAGGCAATGCAAAATACTTATCATGTCTATGCATCAATTACGATTGCCCAGGCGATTCTTGAATCTCAATGGGGAACGAGTCAGTTAGCGTCGCAATACCATAATTTATTTGGAATTAAGGGAACAGGAACAAATTCACGAGTAATGACAACCAAAGAATACATCAATGGTAAGTGGATCGTTACTAAGGGGCGGTTCCGCGTTTATGATAGTTGGAGCGACTCTATTAAGGATCATACGCGATTGATGTTAAATGGGACAGACACAAATCAACAAAATTATGATCGAGTTGTTCATGCGACTAATTATCAAGAAGCAGCTCGTGGATTACAAGAAGCAGGGTATGCGACTGATCCTGATTATGCACAAAAATTAATTTCTGTGATTAAGGCGTATAAATTATATAATTATGATAAGTAA
- the truA gene encoding tRNA pseudouridine(38-40) synthase TruA: MYRYKITFAYDGTNFSGFQIQPNKRTVEQTLKNAVNKIAKHPTPAIPVIGSGRTDAGVHALNQVAHFDIPYHLSNESMRKALNSILPLDILIKKAELVDNDFHARYSAHRKTYRYRVDQGEFVNPFKRNYTSHFKYPLNLEKMRKAADDLVGTHDFTSFVASGSQAKSNVRTIENITIKRDEVRNEVVFDFTGNGFLYNQVRIMVAFLLEIGSNQRSVDDVSRVLKAKDRTLARMTAPASGLYLVNVDYGTNDG; encoded by the coding sequence ATGTATCGTTATAAAATAACCTTTGCTTATGATGGAACCAATTTTTCAGGTTTCCAGATTCAACCAAATAAGCGAACTGTAGAACAAACATTAAAGAATGCAGTAAATAAAATTGCTAAGCATCCAACTCCAGCTATTCCCGTCATTGGCTCAGGAAGGACAGATGCTGGAGTTCACGCTCTTAATCAAGTTGCGCACTTTGATATTCCCTATCATTTAAGTAATGAATCTATGCGAAAGGCTCTCAACAGTATTTTGCCGCTGGATATTTTAATTAAGAAAGCTGAATTAGTTGATAATGACTTTCATGCGCGTTATAGTGCTCATCGTAAAACTTATCGTTATCGGGTTGATCAGGGGGAATTTGTGAATCCTTTTAAACGTAACTATACTTCTCATTTTAAATATCCTCTTAACTTAGAAAAAATGAGAAAAGCAGCTGATGATTTGGTTGGAACTCATGATTTTACAAGTTTTGTTGCATCAGGAAGTCAAGCAAAAAGTAATGTTCGAACGATTGAGAATATTACAATTAAACGCGATGAAGTAAGAAATGAAGTCGTCTTTGACTTTACTGGCAATGGTTTCCTTTATAATCAAGTTCGAATAATGGTCGCTTTTCTTTTAGAAATCGGGAGCAATCAGCGATCAGTAGATGACGTGTCTCGAGTCCTTAAGGCGAAGGATCGGACATTGGCACGGATGACAGCGCCAGCGAGTGGTTTATATTTAGTTAATGTAGATTATGGAACAAATGATGGTTAG
- a CDS encoding energy-coupling factor transporter ATPase has protein sequence MAKAAITVKKLHYTYPNSTNEALHNVSLTIKEQEFVAIIGQTGSGKSTLVSLIDGLIKPSSGKLNVAGLEINATTKAEYLSKIHHQVGFVFQFPEQQLFAETVAEDIAFGPHNLGWSAKRIEEAVDKALKMVDLPLELKSHSPFALSGGQMRRVAIAGILVMDPQILILDEPTAGLDTQATNDLLKLIKDLNEKGTTIIMVTHQMEQVAYYANHVIAMSNGQIVADTTPQQLFSNVQRLNELSLTLPVSVEVAQFLSKNGVILKNTEPLTLDVLADEIAEAMRRKENE, from the coding sequence TTGGCTAAAGCAGCAATTACAGTAAAAAAACTCCACTATACATATCCTAATTCTACTAATGAAGCCTTACATAATGTTTCATTAACAATTAAAGAGCAAGAATTTGTTGCTATTATTGGACAAACCGGAAGTGGAAAATCGACATTGGTTTCATTGATTGATGGATTAATAAAGCCTAGTAGTGGGAAACTTAATGTAGCAGGTTTAGAAATTAATGCAACGACAAAAGCTGAATATTTAAGTAAAATCCACCATCAAGTCGGCTTTGTATTCCAATTTCCTGAACAGCAATTATTTGCAGAAACGGTTGCTGAGGATATCGCTTTCGGGCCTCATAATTTAGGGTGGTCCGCAAAAAGAATTGAAGAAGCAGTAGATAAGGCCTTAAAGATGGTTGATTTACCTTTAGAATTAAAGTCACACTCACCTTTTGCGCTTTCGGGAGGACAAATGAGGCGAGTAGCGATTGCAGGTATTTTAGTAATGGATCCTCAAATTTTAATTCTTGATGAACCAACAGCGGGCCTGGACACTCAAGCAACTAATGATCTACTTAAACTTATTAAAGATCTTAATGAGAAGGGAACAACGATTATAATGGTTACTCACCAAATGGAGCAGGTAGCCTATTATGCTAACCACGTAATCGCAATGAGTAATGGGCAGATTGTTGCTGATACTACTCCTCAACAATTGTTTAGTAATGTTCAACGATTAAATGAACTTTCTTTGACTCTTCCTGTTTCCGTCGAAGTTGCGCAATTCCTTAGTAAAAATGGAGTAATCTTAAAAAATACAGAACCGCTTACACTTGATGTGTTGGCAGACGAAATAGCAGAAGCAATGAGGAGAAAAGAAAATGAATAG
- a CDS encoding IS3 family transposase, translating into MKGSARKARDGDCVRKKINRNTQSGGGKGLRYQAIKELNQENGWSISQLCKIADSSRDGYYKWLNRKPSRYHNEQAELLEAIVELEEEHNWTLGYLAMTTQLSFENRLSFTAGLKRITNCMRKHGIRANIRKKKRNRIQRHEEYINDNLLQGQFDRETKNEVWVTDTTEVAYGEHTLHKVRVHVILDLYGRYALSYNISDTETSSAVIETFNRAFTVEPDAQPMVHTDRGSAYCSSMFNDYLASKNCIHSMSHPGHPWENSPIERWWNDFKLIWINKHNRPKTLAELEQFVKGAIEYFNTKRAYTSKNGLTAEQFRNQAS; encoded by the coding sequence ATTAAGGGCTCAGCTAGAAAAGCAAGAGATGGAGATTGCGTTCGCAAAAAAATTAACAGAAATACGCAATCGGGAGGTGGAAAAGGACTCCGGTACCAAGCCATCAAAGAACTAAATCAAGAAAATGGATGGTCAATTAGCCAGTTGTGTAAAATAGCTGATTCTTCGCGAGATGGTTATTACAAATGGCTCAATCGAAAGCCAAGTCGATATCATAATGAGCAAGCAGAGTTACTTGAAGCGATTGTAGAGTTAGAAGAAGAACATAATTGGACGCTGGGATATTTAGCGATGACTACACAGTTAAGCTTTGAAAACCGTTTAAGCTTTACCGCTGGATTAAAACGAATAACTAATTGCATGCGTAAGCATGGAATTAGAGCAAATATTAGGAAGAAGAAGCGCAATCGAATTCAACGCCATGAAGAATACATCAATGACAACTTATTGCAGGGACAATTCGACCGTGAAACTAAAAATGAAGTGTGGGTTACCGACACAACGGAAGTTGCCTACGGCGAACACACACTTCATAAAGTACGAGTACACGTTATTTTAGATTTATATGGTCGTTACGCTTTAAGCTACAATATTTCAGACACAGAAACTTCATCAGCAGTAATTGAAACCTTTAATCGTGCTTTTACGGTTGAACCTGATGCGCAACCAATGGTCCATACTGACCGCGGATCAGCTTACTGCTCAAGTATGTTCAACGACTACTTAGCCTCTAAAAATTGTATTCATAGTATGTCACACCCCGGTCATCCTTGGGAAAACTCCCCCATAGAGCGTTGGTGGAATGACTTCAAGCTAATCTGGATTAACAAACATAATCGTCCTAAGACGCTAGCAGAGCTAGAACAGTTCGTCAAAGGAGCCATTGAATACTTTAATACCAAACGCGCTTACACAAGCAAAAACGGCTTGACCGCGGAACAATTCCGCAATCAAGCCTCCTAA
- a CDS encoding (S)-acetoin forming diacetyl reductase: MTKKVALVTGASQGIGKAIVERLAKDGFAVALVALNEARLQQVADELNNNGGEALPLVADVANREEVFAAVEKTVEHFGDLNVIVNNAGLGPTTPIDSITPEQFEKVYGVNVAGVLWGIQAAHKAFKELGHGGKIINATSQAGVVGNPNLALYSGTKFAIRGITQVVAQDLATEDITVNAFAPGIVKTPMMYDIAHQVGQNAGKSDEWGMETFAKNIAMKRLSEPEDVANVVSFLAGSDSNYVTGQTIIVDGGMQFH; this comes from the coding sequence ATGACTAAAAAGGTAGCATTAGTAACTGGAGCAAGCCAAGGAATTGGTAAAGCAATTGTAGAAAGATTGGCTAAGGATGGTTTTGCAGTTGCTCTTGTAGCATTAAACGAGGCAAGGCTCCAACAAGTTGCTGATGAACTTAATAATAATGGTGGCGAAGCATTACCACTTGTAGCCGATGTAGCAAATAGAGAAGAAGTATTTGCAGCTGTTGAGAAAACAGTCGAACATTTTGGAGATCTTAATGTAATCGTTAATAATGCTGGCTTAGGTCCTACTACTCCAATTGATTCAATTACACCTGAACAATTTGAAAAAGTATATGGCGTAAACGTTGCTGGGGTTTTATGGGGAATTCAGGCTGCCCACAAGGCTTTTAAGGAGCTTGGCCATGGTGGTAAGATTATCAATGCTACATCTCAAGCTGGCGTTGTTGGTAATCCTAACCTTGCGCTTTATTCTGGAACAAAATTTGCTATTCGAGGTATTACGCAAGTAGTAGCACAAGATTTGGCAACTGAAGATATTACGGTAAATGCTTTTGCACCAGGAATTGTTAAGACGCCGATGATGTACGATATTGCACATCAAGTTGGGCAAAATGCTGGCAAGAGTGATGAATGGGGAATGGAAACCTTTGCCAAAAACATTGCAATGAAGCGTCTTTCTGAACCAGAAGATGTTGCTAATGTGGTAAGTTTCTTAGCCGGTTCTGATTCAAATTACGTTACTGGACAGACAATTATTGTTGATGGTGGAATGCAATTCCATTAA
- the rplM gene encoding 50S ribosomal protein L13: protein MRTTYIAKPGEVERKWYVVDAKDVPMGRLASAVASILRGKNKPTFTPHVDTGDYVIVINAAQVKLTGKKASQKMYYRHSNYPGGLKQRTAGDFLAKEPEKLLETAIKGMLPHNSLGHKQGLKLHVYAGEDHKHAAQNPEVLDITNLI from the coding sequence GTGAGAACGACATACATCGCAAAACCTGGTGAAGTTGAACGCAAATGGTACGTTGTCGATGCTAAGGATGTCCCAATGGGTCGTTTAGCATCTGCAGTAGCATCAATTTTGCGCGGTAAGAACAAACCAACATTTACTCCACACGTTGATACTGGTGATTACGTTATCGTTATCAACGCTGCGCAAGTTAAGTTAACTGGTAAGAAAGCATCTCAAAAGATGTACTACCGTCACTCAAACTACCCTGGTGGTTTGAAGCAACGGACTGCTGGTGACTTCCTTGCAAAGGAACCAGAGAAGTTATTGGAAACTGCTATCAAGGGTATGCTTCCACACAACTCTCTTGGTCACAAGCAAGGTTTGAAGTTACATGTTTATGCTGGTGAAGACCACAAACATGCTGCACAAAACCCAGAAGTTTTAGACATTACTAACTTAATCTAA